In the Methylomonas rhizoryzae genome, one interval contains:
- the gspL gene encoding type II secretion system protein GspL, with protein sequence MAEPILCRETVGGSFEWLDLPAVDRGVQSGTLQALAQAAEQREVCAVWPAEAVLLLELDLPLRSFAQIKQALPFALEDYLADGIEQYHWVWQRPERNGPLAVALVDRAALAVRLQRFAEAGIQVSQCLPEPLLLPLHAGQTAFAADDAERAVLRYGRALGGGGDRQWLWGVLQRLYQEGKAEGECRLWSRQAADAAEFVCVPQEWRQPLLLYREQLAHAAPFNLLSGEFALKNQSPASLRSWAPALLILTLAGALQVAGQWYLAGQQQRQLAELKAQSQTLFTATFPEVKRLVNLKIQADQQLDALNSQAQLNQSGFLRLLYDLGSVVTSQVGGQLHTLVYVDGRLQVGMRLAQGQTPEILQQALEALGRSVQFDSGSGANSGEVSFALH encoded by the coding sequence AGCTGCCGAGCAACGGGAGGTCTGCGCCGTGTGGCCGGCCGAAGCGGTATTGCTGTTGGAATTGGACTTGCCGCTACGCTCGTTTGCGCAAATCAAACAGGCCTTACCTTTTGCATTGGAAGATTATTTGGCGGACGGCATAGAGCAATACCATTGGGTGTGGCAGCGGCCCGAACGTAACGGTCCGCTGGCGGTCGCCTTGGTGGATAGGGCGGCACTGGCCGTCCGGCTGCAGAGGTTTGCCGAAGCCGGCATTCAAGTGAGCCAATGCCTGCCGGAACCCTTGCTGTTGCCGCTGCATGCGGGACAAACCGCATTCGCCGCGGATGACGCCGAGCGCGCGGTATTGCGTTACGGCAGGGCTTTGGGCGGCGGCGGGGATAGACAATGGTTGTGGGGTGTGTTGCAAAGGTTGTATCAAGAAGGCAAAGCCGAAGGCGAGTGCCGGCTATGGAGCCGGCAGGCGGCCGACGCGGCGGAGTTCGTCTGCGTACCGCAGGAATGGCGGCAGCCCTTGCTGTTGTACCGGGAGCAACTAGCGCACGCGGCGCCGTTCAATTTATTGAGCGGCGAATTCGCATTAAAAAATCAATCGCCCGCCAGCCTGCGCAGTTGGGCGCCGGCGCTGTTGATCCTGACCCTGGCGGGCGCGCTGCAAGTGGCCGGGCAATGGTATCTGGCCGGCCAACAACAACGGCAACTGGCCGAACTCAAAGCGCAGAGTCAAACGCTGTTCACGGCCACCTTTCCCGAAGTCAAGCGCTTGGTGAATTTGAAAATACAAGCAGATCAACAGTTGGACGCGTTGAATAGTCAAGCGCAGCTGAATCAAAGCGGCTTTTTGCGGCTGCTCTACGATTTGGGCAGCGTCGTTACCTCCCAAGTCGGCGGACAACTGCACACGCTGGTTTACGTCGACGGCCGGCTGCAAGTCGGCATGCGTTTGGCGCAGGGACAAACTCCGGAGATTCTGCAGCAAGCCTTGGAGGCTTTGGGGCGTAGCGTGCAGTTTGATTCCGGGTCCGGGGCGAATTCGGGCGAGGTGAGCTTTGCGCTTCATTAG